In Humulus lupulus chromosome 7, drHumLupu1.1, whole genome shotgun sequence, the following are encoded in one genomic region:
- the LOC133792797 gene encoding uncharacterized protein LOC133792797 produces MSILSRLRCITVDVTGTLMAYKGELGDYYCMAAKSVGLPCPDYKRMHEGFKLAYKDMAQKYPCFGHAAKMPNIVWWKTCVRDSFIRAGYDYDEETFEKVFRRIYASFGSSAPYTIFPDSQPFLRWVREQGLQVGIISNAEYRYQDVILPALGLNQGSEWDFGVFSGLEGVEKPDPRIYEIALERAGNLPPEQVLHIGDSMRKDYVPAKSVGMHALLLDRFKTSDAEEWRKSGAIVLHDLMGAKEWLLSNKSTS; encoded by the exons ATGTCAATTTTGTCAAGATTACGATGTATCACAGTGGATGTAACTGGTACATTGATGGCTTACAAGGGAGAGTTAGGAGACTACTATTGCATGGCAGCCAAATCTGTTGGGCTGCCTTGCCCTGACTATAAACGGATGCACGAGGGCTTCAAACTTGCATATAAAGACATGGCTCAGAAGTATCCATGTTTTGGACATGCTGCAAAAATGCCCAACATTGTGTGGTGGAAAACGTGTGTAAGAGACTCGTTTATCAGG GCTGGTTATGACTACGATGAAGAGACATTTGAAAAGGTGTTTAGACGTATATATGCTTCGTTTGGTTCTTCCGCCCCTTACACCATCTTTCCAGACTCCCAACCATTTTTAAGATGGGTCCGTGAACAGGGTCTTCAGGTTGGCATTATTAGCAATGCAGAATACCGGTATCAAGATGTGATTCTCCCAGCATTGGGTCTGAACCAG GGATCTGAATGGGACTTTGGTGTATTTTCTGGTCTCGAAGGTGTTGAGAAACCGGATCCAAGGATCTATGAAATTGCCCTTGAGAGGGCTGGAAATCTTCCTCCAGAACAGGTATTGCATATTGGAGACAGTATGCGCAAAGATTATGTGCCAGCAAAGAGTGTAGGAATGCATGCATTATTGTTGGATCGATTTAAGACATCTGATGCCGAAGAATGGAGGAAATCTGGTGCAATTGTGCTCCATGACTTGATGGGAGCAAAAGAATGGCTTCTTTCAAACAAGTCAACCAGTTGA